Below is a window of Leisingera sp. S132 DNA.
CGTCGACGGTGATCTCGGTGCCGGACCATTTGCCGAACATGATGCGGTCGCCAGCGGACACGGCCATCTCGATCAGCTCGCCGCTGTCCTTGCGGGCGCCTGCGCCGCATGCAACCACAACGCCTTCGCTCGGCTTTTCCTTGGCGGAATCGGGGATGATCAGGCCGCCCGC
It encodes the following:
- a CDS encoding co-chaperone GroES, which produces MALKPLHDRVLVRRTESEEKTAGGLIIPDSAKEKPSEGVVVACGAGARKDSGELIEMAVSAGDRIMFGKWSGTEITVDGEELLMMKESDIMGIIE